The proteins below are encoded in one region of Herpetosiphon gulosus:
- a CDS encoding cytochrome P450 translates to MTQNNKALLKTDIPGPKPLRIGGNIGTRFAFSLDRVQSVMDLYTHFGHIAAMVAHDTRRVFAFGPIFNHQILSNPKLFHVVPFLKAPANSALERLGHGLIMMNGDEHTYYRSLMQPSFHKQAIESYHHDIVNLTVSMLDSWERKESVWIVEEMRSLTIGIANKILFGIDKTIVQSSIGKDFQRWLQLITRPSTILFPINTLPFPYAKMLAFSSVLEQNVIALMHQKSSKNTNDVLSILLSSAKTSDESPSFLDLVGQVATLFLASYETTTNALVWTMLLLTQHPEIMHNVIAEIQSVCGQSPIEPLHVRSLPYLGSIIKESLRLLPPAIYSHRLTTEDCFLGDYHIPEGSRVSYSPYVTHRMADLYEEPRRFDPLRWESINPSPYEYLPFGAGARMCIGSGLAITQLTIILAMIIQRYSWKLPLNAKAHYQVLVSLGIKEDISLKLEKPTTATISQPIQGTIRRLVDFPA, encoded by the coding sequence ATGACGCAAAACAATAAAGCACTATTAAAGACCGATATTCCAGGCCCAAAGCCGCTTCGGATCGGTGGCAATATTGGCACACGATTCGCATTTTCACTGGATCGTGTGCAATCGGTAATGGATTTATACACACATTTTGGTCATATTGCGGCAATGGTTGCACATGATACACGGAGGGTCTTCGCCTTTGGTCCAATATTTAATCATCAAATTTTAAGCAATCCCAAACTTTTTCATGTTGTTCCGTTTCTCAAGGCTCCCGCCAATTCTGCACTTGAGCGGTTAGGTCATGGCTTGATTATGATGAACGGGGATGAACATACCTATTACCGATCGCTCATGCAGCCATCGTTCCACAAACAGGCTATTGAATCGTATCATCATGATATTGTAAACCTTACGGTATCAATGCTGGATTCGTGGGAAAGGAAAGAGAGTGTTTGGATTGTTGAAGAAATGCGGTCATTAACTATCGGTATTGCGAACAAAATCCTTTTTGGTATTGACAAAACAATTGTACAATCTTCCATAGGGAAGGATTTCCAACGATGGCTTCAACTTATTACTCGTCCAAGCACTATTTTATTTCCGATTAATACGCTTCCTTTTCCATACGCGAAGATGCTTGCATTTTCATCGGTGCTTGAACAGAATGTTATTGCATTAATGCATCAAAAATCGTCGAAGAATACGAATGATGTCCTGAGTATTCTCCTTAGTAGTGCCAAAACAAGCGATGAGTCACCATCCTTCCTTGATTTGGTTGGCCAAGTCGCAACGCTCTTTCTTGCAAGTTACGAAACGACGACCAATGCTTTAGTCTGGACAATGCTGTTACTGACTCAGCATCCAGAGATTATGCACAATGTTATTGCCGAAATTCAATCGGTTTGCGGTCAATCTCCGATTGAACCATTGCATGTACGATCACTCCCTTATTTAGGCTCAATTATCAAGGAAAGCCTACGGCTCTTGCCTCCAGCGATTTATAGTCATCGCTTAACAACCGAGGACTGCTTCCTTGGAGACTATCATATTCCTGAAGGTTCTCGAGTAAGCTATAGCCCCTACGTAACACATCGGATGGCTGACCTGTATGAGGAGCCAAGGCGGTTTGATCCACTGCGTTGGGAATCGATAAACCCATCGCCCTATGAATATTTACCTTTTGGGGCAGGCGCACGAATGTGTATCGGATCAGGACTTGCCATCACGCAGTTGACGATTATTCTCGCTATGATAATCCAACGGTACTCGTGGAAATTACCACTAAATGCTAAGGCTCATTACCAAGTATTAGTAAGTCTTGGGATAAAAGAAGATATTTCACTTAAGCTTGAAAAACCTACAACTGCCACCATATCACAACCCATCCAAGGAACGATTCGGCGATTAGTTGATTTTCCTGCCTAG
- a CDS encoding helix-turn-helix transcriptional regulator yields the protein MSEQNIADLINGLFRTYPRPDGREYTNKEVCEALQQSLQESHLSRLRKGKIPNPSRETILALCQFFKVPASYFFPELREDQVQSSPEVINTLFTTISTDVKQKVLELINAISRDR from the coding sequence ATGAGCGAACAAAATATTGCAGATCTTATCAATGGTCTATTTCGCACCTATCCAAGACCTGATGGACGCGAATATACCAATAAAGAAGTATGCGAGGCATTGCAGCAATCCTTGCAAGAATCACATCTATCTCGGCTTCGGAAAGGCAAAATCCCTAATCCAAGCCGTGAGACAATACTGGCATTGTGCCAATTTTTTAAAGTTCCAGCCTCCTACTTCTTTCCAGAATTGCGAGAAGATCAGGTCCAATCCAGTCCAGAAGTTATTAACACCTTGTTTACTACTATTAGTACTGACGTTAAACAGAAAGTTCTTGAGTTAATTAATGCCATCAGTCGTGATAGATAA
- a CDS encoding Tn3 family transposase, whose protein sequence is MPDAAETITEVPGGKRRGYILDADAIAAIFARPQFSAAERDQYFTMSHAEEQYYADNRDDHTKLGFLLQLGYFHAKQRFFSFTFADVLPDAWYLCQRYQLQNVNPVTQVPLHSDTITRQRDAICAVSGYRRTTAVERAMIQTRAGDLARISSDPLYVFREVMQYLSDERIIGPRYTVMQNLVSTALTAEHDRLTALLKTHLTPDEREQLTALLHTNTGRRPITWLKRDPKDFSKTAMQDELARGQILQPLAACAARILPTFAISQAAIAHYAWLVTYYSSGRLEGLDDDVQLLYLLCFVHRRYHRLNDHLITCLLQLVKQYHTEAITAMQEQTSALQSALTKDFPKVGKVLKLLLPPTYPPETPLSIVHHAAFAHLSPERLAELADYLLARGTLDASAFYWMKIDTLMARAKPRLRPLLMALDMAATHPNSPLLEAVRALQTHFTAGRPLTRVMTTDLPSGFMNDHDQRAITVDETQEFIRDRYEFLLYRSLRKAIEAGELVCAASIQFRSFEDDLIPDAEWADKTAVLERIAEPRLLEPIDAQLATLKQELEARIRAVNARIKAGKNPHVTIKSGKKRTTWSVRYPRPRDPINHAVFDTVPQVSITSVLQFVEERCPFLQAFTHVSGRYQKPPTDDHIIRACLVAWGTNMGVGRMGTISDIPTHVLTQASENYLRLETLQHASDHICNAMAAMPRFRRFDLGDHVHSSSDGQKFETQRVTFGARYGPKYFGRSKKGRVAYSLVASHLPIAGRMIGAHEHESHYVFDILKQNATDVRPRVHSTDTHGTNHVNSALLYLFGYLFAPRYKNLPRKVATSLYGFQHPRQYGDVLLTPVRKINTALIRAEWDNLLRIFASLALKTTSQHIIVRKLSSYARRNSTAHALWELDRIITSLYLLEYVDSAPLRQHVQRALNRGEQYHHLRRAVSYANIGKLRFTTETDQELWNECSRLLANCILFYNMTVLDRLLAQKEADGDTVSAAAIAEIAPIAWQHINFYGRYEFVTIPERIDLEALVATLAQRQYRPENAENKER, encoded by the coding sequence ATGCCGGATGCTGCCGAGACGATCACCGAAGTTCCTGGCGGAAAACGACGCGGTTACATTCTTGATGCCGATGCCATTGCTGCCATCTTCGCCCGACCACAGTTCTCCGCTGCGGAGCGTGACCAATATTTCACCATGAGTCATGCGGAGGAACAGTACTATGCCGACAACCGCGATGACCATACCAAGTTAGGGTTCTTACTCCAACTCGGCTACTTTCATGCCAAACAGCGCTTTTTTTCCTTTACCTTTGCCGATGTCTTACCCGATGCGTGGTATCTCTGCCAGCGCTATCAGCTGCAGAATGTCAATCCAGTTACCCAAGTCCCCTTGCATAGTGACACGATCACCCGGCAACGGGATGCGATTTGTGCGGTCAGTGGCTATCGCCGTACAACTGCTGTTGAGCGTGCCATGATTCAAACGCGGGCGGGAGACCTCGCACGGATTAGCAGTGACCCGCTGTATGTGTTCCGCGAAGTGATGCAGTATCTGAGTGATGAGCGCATCATTGGCCCCCGCTATACCGTCATGCAGAATTTGGTGAGCACGGCCTTAACCGCAGAACATGATCGACTCACCGCACTGCTGAAGACCCATCTAACCCCTGATGAGCGCGAACAACTAACCGCGTTACTCCACACTAATACAGGCCGTCGGCCCATCACGTGGCTTAAGCGTGATCCCAAAGACTTTAGTAAAACAGCCATGCAGGATGAACTTGCCCGTGGACAGATCCTCCAACCCTTAGCCGCGTGTGCCGCTCGCATTTTGCCAACCTTTGCGATTTCACAAGCGGCCATTGCCCACTATGCCTGGTTAGTCACCTATTACTCCTCAGGGCGACTTGAAGGGCTTGATGATGATGTCCAGCTCCTCTATCTGCTCTGTTTTGTGCATCGGCGCTACCATCGCCTCAATGATCACCTGATAACGTGCCTGCTCCAACTGGTCAAGCAGTATCATACCGAAGCCATCACTGCGATGCAGGAGCAAACGTCCGCCCTGCAATCGGCACTAACCAAAGATTTTCCAAAGGTTGGAAAAGTCCTGAAACTCTTGCTTCCACCGACCTATCCCCCCGAAACGCCACTCTCCATTGTGCACCATGCAGCCTTTGCTCACCTTTCCCCGGAGCGCCTTGCAGAACTCGCTGACTACCTCCTTGCCCGTGGAACCCTTGATGCTTCAGCGTTTTACTGGATGAAGATTGATACCCTCATGGCCCGCGCAAAACCACGGCTCCGTCCGCTCTTGATGGCCCTTGATATGGCGGCAACCCATCCTAATTCGCCACTCTTGGAAGCAGTCCGTGCTCTCCAAACCCATTTTACCGCAGGCCGACCACTCACCCGCGTCATGACCACGGATCTCCCATCGGGCTTTATGAATGACCACGACCAACGCGCGATAACCGTCGATGAAACCCAGGAATTCATCCGTGACCGCTATGAGTTTTTGCTGTATCGCTCCCTTCGCAAGGCGATTGAAGCGGGCGAACTGGTCTGTGCCGCGAGCATTCAATTTCGCAGTTTTGAAGACGATCTGATTCCTGACGCAGAGTGGGCCGATAAAACGGCGGTGCTGGAGCGCATTGCGGAACCGCGCTTGCTCGAACCGATTGATGCCCAGCTTGCAACGCTTAAGCAGGAATTAGAAGCCCGGATTCGCGCCGTCAACGCCCGCATTAAGGCGGGTAAAAATCCCCATGTGACCATCAAATCCGGCAAGAAACGCACCACGTGGTCTGTCCGCTATCCCCGCCCGCGTGATCCGATCAACCATGCCGTTTTTGATACCGTGCCGCAGGTCTCGATTACCAGTGTCCTGCAATTTGTGGAGGAACGGTGTCCATTTCTCCAAGCCTTTACCCATGTGTCGGGACGCTATCAAAAACCACCCACCGATGACCACATTATTCGCGCGTGTCTGGTGGCATGGGGAACCAACATGGGGGTTGGGCGGATGGGGACGATCTCGGATATCCCAACCCATGTGCTGACCCAAGCCTCAGAAAATTATCTCCGCCTAGAAACACTCCAGCACGCCAGTGATCACATTTGTAATGCCATGGCGGCAATGCCACGCTTTCGGCGGTTTGATCTGGGGGATCATGTCCACTCGAGCAGTGATGGGCAGAAATTTGAGACGCAACGGGTGACGTTCGGCGCACGGTACGGCCCAAAGTACTTTGGCCGCTCGAAGAAAGGGCGGGTCGCTTACTCGCTGGTCGCCAGCCATCTGCCGATCGCAGGACGGATGATCGGCGCACACGAGCATGAAAGTCATTATGTCTTTGATATCCTCAAACAGAATGCAACGGATGTTCGTCCGCGCGTCCATTCCACCGATACCCACGGGACGAATCACGTCAATTCCGCCCTTCTATACCTCTTTGGCTATCTCTTTGCACCACGCTATAAGAATCTCCCGCGCAAGGTTGCAACCAGTCTCTATGGATTCCAGCACCCGCGGCAGTATGGCGATGTCCTGCTGACACCAGTCCGCAAAATCAACACCGCGTTAATTCGTGCCGAATGGGACAACCTGCTCCGGATTTTTGCCTCATTGGCGCTGAAGACGACGAGCCAGCATATCATTGTCCGCAAACTGAGTTCGTATGCCCGCCGCAATAGCACCGCGCATGCGTTGTGGGAGCTTGACCGCATTATCACCAGTCTGTACCTCTTGGAGTATGTCGATTCGGCACCACTGCGCCAGCATGTCCAACGCGCCCTCAATCGTGGGGAACAGTATCATCATCTTCGGCGGGCGGTGTCCTACGCGAACATCGGCAAATTGCGGTTTACGACGGAAACCGATCAAGAATTGTGGAATGAATGCAGCCGTTTATTAGCCAACTGTATTCTTTTTTACAACATGACTGTACTCGATCGGTTATTAGCCCAAAAAGAAGCGGACGGTGATACCGTAAGTGCTGCTGCCATCGCGGAAATTGCGCCGATTGCCTGGCAACATATCAATTTTTATGGTCGTTACGAATTTGTGACGATCCCTGAGCGGATTGACTTGGAAGCACTCGTTGCAACCTTAGCACAACGTCAGTATCGACCAGAAAATGCTGAAAATAAAGAGAGGTAG
- a CDS encoding dihydrofolate reductase family protein, which produces MGRLTFSSNITLDGCIDHREGIADDETHAFFTRLMDEGGAMLWGRITYEMMESYWPSVACGITDAPQAMREWAIKLEAKPKYVVSSTRTDFPWTNSHHITGDLRTVVQQLKDATPNGVLLGSGRLATELDRLDLIDEYQFLVHPMIAGHGPTLYASGLPTTRRLALISATPLRCGAVAMHYQRAR; this is translated from the coding sequence ATGGGACGCTTGACCTTCAGTAGCAACATCACCTTGGACGGGTGCATTGATCACCGGGAAGGAATCGCTGACGACGAGACCCACGCCTTCTTCACCCGACTTATGGACGAGGGTGGGGCGATGCTGTGGGGCCGTATTACCTACGAGATGATGGAAAGCTACTGGCCTTCAGTCGCCTGCGGCATCACGGATGCACCGCAGGCGATGCGTGAGTGGGCGATCAAGCTGGAGGCCAAGCCGAAGTATGTGGTGTCCTCAACTCGAACGGACTTCCCTTGGACCAACAGCCACCACATTACCGGCGATCTGCGCACGGTCGTCCAACAGCTCAAGGATGCGACCCCGAATGGTGTGCTTCTCGGGAGTGGCAGGCTCGCAACCGAACTTGATCGGCTGGATCTGATCGATGAGTACCAGTTCCTCGTCCACCCGATGATTGCTGGCCATGGTCCGACCTTGTACGCCAGCGGGCTGCCCACCACGCGACGGCTCGCGTTGATCTCGGCGACCCCACTCCGTTGCGGAGCGGTTGCCATGCACTACCAGCGTGCACGTTGA
- a CDS encoding cytochrome P450, whose protein sequence is MPTPTVLQTIPSMPRYPIIGNVGALRRDRLAFFQAVFDTCGAVGVFHFGSKPVLMVADPALIQTLLVDHSPALQKTTRLRTLLQTVVGNSLLTLEGADHHIQRRLLAPVFQPRTIAAHTALIRNETQHWLAAWPRTPHDVYASMQDLSLRLNHRLLFGSDLATQPQIVAAWTAVTAMVNHAMTQVVTPPRWVPTLRHRRFHAARRTLDAALLPLIQLRRHEPTPHDLISHVLEAARGEGVSLTDADIRDQVMAFFIAGHEPLAAALTWAWYVLATEPDITQQLRYTIDHAPDETPPALLTQTLAEVLRLYPPVYVFTRRVIAPIDLPGLGVLPSGLTLGFSPFIIQRNPQWYPNPTQFDPSRFAPEAAAARPRLSYIPFGIGAHQCIGMHLALQQLTTVMQTVLQAGIPRLVDATPVGFKPRIVLEPDRALLGLSQETQKFGGSIKEY, encoded by the coding sequence ATGCCCACACCGACCGTGCTCCAGACCATTCCATCCATGCCCCGTTATCCCATCATTGGCAATGTCGGGGCATTACGCCGTGATCGTTTAGCCTTCTTTCAAGCGGTCTTTGATACCTGCGGCGCGGTTGGCGTGTTTCATTTCGGTTCCAAGCCCGTCCTGATGGTTGCCGATCCAGCGCTAATCCAGACACTGCTTGTTGATCATAGCCCAGCGTTGCAGAAAACCACTCGTCTCCGGACGCTGCTCCAAACCGTGGTTGGCAACAGCCTGCTGACCCTCGAAGGCGCGGATCATCATATCCAACGGCGATTATTGGCTCCGGTATTTCAACCGCGCACCATCGCAGCGCATACTGCGTTAATTCGCAACGAAACCCAGCACTGGCTCGCGGCGTGGCCTCGCACCCCCCACGATGTATATGCATCAATGCAGGATTTGTCCTTGCGACTGAATCATCGCCTCCTGTTTGGCAGTGATCTAGCCACACAGCCTCAAATCGTGGCCGCATGGACGGCGGTGACGGCGATGGTCAATCATGCGATGACCCAGGTTGTTACCCCACCACGCTGGGTTCCGACGTTACGGCATCGCCGATTTCACGCCGCCCGCCGGACGCTTGACGCGGCACTGCTGCCCTTAATTCAGCTGCGTCGCCATGAGCCAACCCCCCATGATCTGATTTCCCACGTGCTTGAGGCCGCACGGGGTGAGGGTGTATCGTTAACCGATGCCGACATCCGCGATCAGGTAATGGCCTTCTTTATTGCTGGCCATGAGCCGCTGGCTGCCGCATTAACGTGGGCGTGGTATGTCCTTGCAACCGAGCCTGATATAACACAGCAGCTGCGCTATACCATCGATCATGCCCCGGATGAGACGCCACCTGCGCTCCTCACCCAAACACTCGCAGAAGTCTTGCGCCTCTACCCACCTGTGTATGTATTTACCCGACGGGTGATTGCACCAATTGACCTGCCCGGGCTTGGGGTATTGCCCAGTGGATTAACCCTCGGCTTTAGTCCGTTCATCATCCAGCGCAATCCCCAATGGTATCCCAATCCAACCCAGTTCGATCCGTCACGATTTGCCCCCGAGGCAGCTGCGGCGCGGCCACGCCTGAGCTATATCCCCTTTGGCATTGGCGCACACCAATGTATCGGCATGCACCTCGCGCTCCAACAGCTTACAACGGTGATGCAGACGGTCTTGCAGGCGGGGATACCACGATTGGTCGATGCAACGCCCGTTGGGTTTAAACCTCGGATTGTGTTAGAGCCGGATCGGGCGTTGTTGGGGTTAAGTCAAGAAACACAGAAATTTGGCGGTAGTATTAAGGAGTATTAA
- a CDS encoding tyrosine-type recombinase/integrase produces MPAAVAAPILRDFTTTWLTDLVLADHAARTVRRYRQIVQHFLAWYAQQEHRPITPADCTPIAFGTYRQHLQRTMATATVNLHLTALRRWCAWLVEHHALTANPLARLKGIRQQRGGEPNDLSDTALHALLREAQRSRHPLRDYAVLQLMIQTGMRIGECQALNWQDIALGEKQGAVMIRSGKGNKARRIPLNGSACAALVAYAAPMFDVAPTRKAVVAVWAACHNFPQPTPLWQSQKGQRMSISACWGMLHGLIRRTAARDLVPADATPHQLRHTFARRYLATHPGDLIGLARLLGHTDLNTTSRYTQPTMTELAERVDQLGLNAYGEG; encoded by the coding sequence TTGCCTGCGGCGGTCGCTGCACCGATCCTCCGCGATTTCACCACGACATGGCTCACGGATCTCGTGCTTGCCGATCATGCGGCCCGCACGGTCAGGCGGTATCGCCAGATTGTCCAGCATTTTCTCGCGTGGTATGCCCAGCAAGAACACCGTCCGATCACCCCTGCGGATTGTACGCCGATTGCCTTTGGAACCTATCGGCAGCACCTCCAACGCACGATGGCCACCGCAACCGTGAATCTGCATCTCACCGCCTTGCGCCGCTGGTGTGCATGGTTGGTGGAGCACCACGCCCTCACCGCCAATCCGCTGGCCCGGCTCAAAGGGATTCGTCAGCAGCGGGGTGGTGAACCGAATGATCTCAGCGACACGGCCCTGCATGCGTTATTACGGGAAGCCCAGCGAAGTCGTCATCCGCTGCGCGATTATGCCGTGCTCCAACTGATGATCCAAACGGGGATGCGGATTGGTGAATGTCAGGCACTCAATTGGCAGGATATTGCCCTTGGGGAGAAACAGGGAGCGGTCATGATTCGGAGTGGCAAAGGCAACAAAGCCCGCCGGATTCCCTTGAATGGATCTGCCTGTGCCGCGCTGGTTGCCTATGCCGCCCCGATGTTCGATGTTGCGCCAACGCGCAAAGCCGTCGTTGCGGTCTGGGCTGCATGCCACAATTTTCCCCAGCCGACTCCGCTCTGGCAGAGTCAAAAAGGCCAGCGCATGAGCATCTCAGCCTGTTGGGGCATGCTGCATGGATTAATTCGGCGCACTGCCGCTCGCGATCTGGTTCCTGCGGATGCGACCCCACACCAACTCCGCCATACGTTTGCCCGCCGTTACCTTGCCACCCATCCTGGCGATTTAATCGGGCTGGCACGCCTGCTTGGTCACACGGATCTGAATACCACCAGCCGCTACACCCAACCAACGATGACCGAATTGGCGGAACGGGTCGATCAACTCGGTCTGAATGCCTATGGGGAGGGCTAA
- a CDS encoding META domain-containing protein: protein MRSIINLLLIAIMMGGCGSTPSSTTQPTSAPTIGDAAALIGSRWNVLTINGKPLVGSKPLPFVIESASQVSGDGGCNGYGGGITIDGTSMQIGPLVSTLMACVEPGIQDQETALHQQFERVRSYQHTATHLTLLDAEGTAIITMVRQPTP, encoded by the coding sequence ATGCGTTCGATAATCAATCTCCTCTTAATCGCCATCATGATGGGTGGGTGTGGAAGCACACCATCATCAACCACCCAGCCAACCAGTGCCCCTACGATCGGTGACGCAGCCGCATTAATTGGCTCACGCTGGAACGTGTTAACCATCAATGGGAAACCGTTGGTCGGCAGCAAGCCATTACCATTTGTGATTGAGTCCGCCAGTCAGGTATCAGGCGATGGCGGGTGTAATGGGTATGGTGGCGGCATCACGATCGACGGGACAAGCATGCAGATTGGCCCACTCGTCTCCACCCTGATGGCCTGTGTAGAACCGGGTATTCAAGACCAAGAAACCGCGCTGCATCAACAATTTGAGCGGGTTCGCAGCTATCAACATACGGCAACCCATTTAACCTTGCTTGATGCCGAGGGAACCGCCATCATCACCATGGTTCGGCAACCCACGCCATAA